Proteins encoded by one window of Thermanaerothrix sp.:
- a CDS encoding methyl-accepting chemotaxis protein translates to MSIRRKLFLLALGAAALMALMVAAVAFNSYRVLNQQVNTVGMEIIHDRAEAVDQYFDRLSAIAEAASQAAAHEIQRGANTDDALEPMMMRLFGGASKDDPNIFEVYIGLESDGSLASGVGWKEPEGYDARKRNWYLRAIEAGKTTLSDPYVDAGTGDLLITVATPVKGDDGRLLGVAAVDVKLNSLSDQVTQYKIMGKGLGLLTTRDGVFLANPKKEMIMKENISKPSSLVSEEYARAGQTILSTQPGGFVDYKFMGEGRRSFFYHSRWGFVVCVVFPTKDLDHMVMSVALRQLVLGLLTLVGLVGMLWWLSKGIIRPIDRISAAIGRLGELDLTAGHEEEWLRAEAGSATEIGHMAGSVARLLDNLRHAMGEIKRESHRAASSAENLAALSEEQVASVEEIKSSVDRVAALMEGNSASLQETNAGIEEVSSGAQQAANSATEGAEATSQMSALSERAIGQVEEVVSAITALGSESERTYERIRKVAESVSSISGFVSTIRSIADQTNLLALNAAIEAARAGEAGRGFAVVAEEVRKLAEESGMAAKEVEDLIAPLQANTEESLRATEQSKRSMEETVRRAHESSEGLRRVLEHIKTVNDVMQNIAATSEEQAAAAQEIARGIDSATQGTLETTSAVEMIRSAGEETAKASEAVAREAQELSRTADKLERLVARFKYDDHGNPLQLKG, encoded by the coding sequence ATGTCCATACGGCGGAAGCTGTTTCTGCTGGCCCTGGGCGCCGCTGCGCTCATGGCCTTGATGGTGGCGGCGGTGGCGTTCAACAGCTACCGGGTGTTGAACCAGCAGGTGAACACCGTGGGGATGGAGATAATCCACGACCGGGCGGAGGCGGTGGACCAGTACTTCGACAGGCTCTCCGCCATAGCGGAGGCCGCAAGCCAGGCGGCGGCCCACGAGATCCAGCGGGGGGCCAACACCGACGACGCGCTGGAGCCCATGATGATGCGCCTCTTCGGCGGGGCCTCTAAAGATGATCCTAACATCTTCGAGGTTTACATAGGCCTTGAGTCCGACGGCAGCCTTGCAAGCGGCGTGGGCTGGAAGGAACCGGAGGGGTACGACGCCAGGAAGAGGAACTGGTACCTAAGGGCCATTGAGGCTGGGAAGACCACCCTGTCGGACCCCTACGTGGACGCCGGCACCGGGGACCTTCTCATCACCGTGGCCACGCCGGTCAAGGGCGACGACGGGCGGCTTCTTGGGGTTGCGGCGGTGGACGTGAAGCTCAACAGCCTCTCGGACCAAGTGACCCAGTACAAGATCATGGGCAAGGGGCTGGGGCTTCTTACCACCAGGGACGGCGTGTTCCTGGCCAACCCCAAGAAGGAGATGATCATGAAGGAGAACATCTCCAAGCCCAGCTCCCTGGTGAGCGAGGAGTACGCCAGGGCGGGGCAGACCATACTGTCCACCCAGCCCGGGGGCTTCGTGGACTACAAGTTCATGGGGGAGGGGCGAAGGAGCTTCTTCTACCACTCCCGCTGGGGGTTCGTGGTGTGCGTGGTGTTCCCCACCAAGGACTTGGACCACATGGTTATGTCCGTGGCGTTAAGGCAGCTGGTCCTTGGGCTTCTGACACTGGTTGGGCTTGTAGGTATGCTGTGGTGGCTGTCCAAGGGGATAATAAGGCCCATAGACCGGATAAGCGCCGCCATAGGGCGCCTTGGGGAGTTGGACCTGACGGCGGGGCATGAGGAGGAGTGGCTCAGGGCTGAGGCTGGAAGCGCCACGGAGATAGGGCACATGGCGGGGTCGGTGGCGCGTCTTCTGGACAACCTAAGGCACGCCATGGGTGAGATAAAGCGGGAGTCCCACCGGGCGGCGTCGTCGGCGGAGAACCTGGCGGCGTTGTCGGAGGAGCAGGTGGCGTCGGTGGAGGAGATAAAGTCGTCGGTGGACCGGGTGGCGGCGCTGATGGAGGGTAACTCCGCGTCCTTGCAGGAGACCAACGCGGGGATAGAGGAGGTTTCAAGCGGAGCCCAGCAGGCGGCGAACTCCGCCACGGAGGGAGCGGAGGCCACGAGCCAGATGTCGGCGCTGTCGGAGAGGGCCATAGGTCAGGTTGAAGAGGTGGTGTCGGCCATAACGGCCCTTGGGTCCGAGTCGGAGAGGACCTACGAGAGGATAAGGAAGGTAGCGGAGTCCGTGAGCTCCATATCGGGATTTGTGAGCACCATAAGGTCCATAGCGGACCAGACGAACCTTTTGGCGTTGAACGCCGCCATAGAGGCGGCCCGGGCCGGAGAGGCTGGGAGGGGCTTCGCGGTTGTGGCGGAGGAGGTGCGTAAGCTGGCGGAGGAGTCCGGCATGGCGGCGAAGGAGGTGGAGGACCTCATAGCGCCCTTGCAGGCCAACACGGAGGAGTCGTTGAGGGCCACGGAGCAGTCCAAGAGGTCAATGGAGGAGACGGTGCGTAGGGCCCACGAGTCGTCGGAGGGTTTAAGGCGTGTGTTGGAGCACATAAAGACGGTGAACGACGTGATGCAGAACATAGCGGCCACGTCGGAGGAGCAGGCGGCGGCGGCGCAGGAGATAGCCCGTGGCATAGACAGCGCCACCCAGGGGACCTTGGAGACCACGTCTGCGGTGGAGATGATCCGAAGCGCCGGGGAGGAGACGGCGAAGGCCAGTGAGGCGGTGGCCCGGGAGGCCCAGGAGTTGAGCCGCACCGCGGACAAGCTTGAGAGGCTGGTGGCCAGGTTCAAGTACGACGACCACGGCAATCCCCTGCAGCTTAAGGGCTAG
- the yfcE gene encoding phosphodiesterase gives MSLGAPWGDRFFVVCSDVHGGAEAWRRLEAHLSGASFLLHCGDLFYHGPRNPLPEGYDPKALGELLRSAPLPVMLVRGNCDASVDQLMASPRVMVDRFAFWWDRLTGIAAHGDDFSSFREEALGGGFRLALSGHTHVASVVREGDTVFVNPGSLSLPKGKDPASFGVVTPCSVWIVTLDGEVLHSEPI, from the coding sequence GTGTCCTTAGGGGCCCCTTGGGGGGATAGGTTCTTTGTGGTGTGCAGCGACGTTCACGGCGGTGCCGAGGCATGGCGCCGGCTTGAGGCGCATCTTTCCGGGGCGTCGTTTCTCCTTCACTGTGGGGACCTGTTCTACCATGGTCCCAGGAACCCCTTGCCGGAGGGTTACGATCCCAAGGCCCTGGGGGAGCTTCTCCGTTCCGCTCCTCTTCCGGTCATGTTGGTCCGGGGCAACTGCGATGCCTCGGTGGACCAGCTGATGGCCTCTCCCCGGGTGATGGTGGATCGTTTTGCCTTCTGGTGGGACCGGTTGACCGGCATAGCGGCCCACGGGGATGACTTCTCCTCCTTCCGGGAGGAGGCGTTGGGCGGGGGTTTCCGCCTTGCCCTGTCGGGGCATACCCACGTGGCTTCGGTGGTGAGGGAGGGGGACACGGTGTTCGTCAACCCCGGTTCCTTGAGCCTTCCAAAGGGGAAGGATCCCGCGAGCTTCGGGGTGGTCACCCCGTGCTCCGTATGGATAGTCACCCTCGACGGCGAGGTTCTTCACAGTGAGCCCATCTAG
- a CDS encoding GAF domain-containing protein, protein MSPSSWRGLFKGRTSHPRWSNLFVRLHRILDWFTLAVLLAGFGVAFWVGWPSLLGFFGVAVVVLLWDRGGLPGWIWFLLTLGVVSFLSAMMRRPLGEVMVLLGTVSLPVLWRLKMGVFNDSLIKVLSDFCHRLSSAGDLEDACRMAVRSLTGISRYHYVSAFLYKKDLDVLVQIAGSDNFDIGLQLPRGSGVVWRAFTDGKGVLVKDVRSDRDYVPSKAETRSEVAVPLQLGGKRMGVLNVESPFALERRDLWFICVIGSLLSYVLSGMEDKRGLEEALRREREASGSEAKRVKVLDRAVLQKERALREAKRSARVAEALLSIIRGPSAFTDLEGLCSCIVEAVSSLGYSNVYLLVRHEDRQDPAFELKAFKGLPQDSAVWRLPMSKLEGIWGWVVENRRTYLCNDAPRDPLYRTGHSAVRSELSTPIPSSSGQVLGILSLQDERPLRFNAEDVNMMEAVARYLGFMLEHSYHIRDLDLRMRGIRLLHDIVQEMAFCGSLEDMVRSVVYMVAERLGYRAVTVFKLETPEGGVSVMASSNRYEDMEEVNRLLSKGSSLVSRAARNGVLQNTPDVSKKKEWVPLIPTIRSQLDVPISIHGKVYGVLCIEDEAESAFGPKEEELFTILAGHMATVWRLLELVERVKVESMRDVLTGVPNIRSFKIRLAEMLSRAKSRGVKFAVVMMDLGGFKGVNDLFGHSTGDEVLKRFAKAVDRRTCDVDFFARYGGDEFVMLVWDVDEVKLKRLCGMLKELVDSMDFGIEYNLHVDLGYAVFPDDGSDGDQLIRLADEKMYNDKRERKGQDNREG, encoded by the coding sequence GTGAGCCCATCTAGCTGGCGGGGCCTTTTTAAGGGTCGGACCTCCCACCCCCGATGGTCCAACCTGTTCGTCAGGCTCCATCGGATCCTTGACTGGTTCACCCTGGCGGTTCTTCTGGCGGGCTTTGGGGTGGCCTTTTGGGTTGGGTGGCCGTCGCTGCTGGGCTTCTTCGGCGTTGCGGTGGTGGTCCTCCTGTGGGACCGGGGAGGGCTGCCCGGTTGGATCTGGTTTCTCTTGACCCTTGGGGTCGTGTCGTTCCTTTCGGCCATGATGAGGCGTCCCTTGGGGGAAGTGATGGTTTTGCTGGGCACCGTATCGCTTCCGGTCCTTTGGCGTCTTAAGATGGGAGTCTTCAACGACAGCCTGATCAAGGTGTTGAGCGACTTCTGCCATAGGCTCTCTTCCGCCGGGGATCTAGAGGATGCCTGTCGGATGGCGGTCCGCTCCTTGACCGGCATATCCCGTTACCATTACGTATCTGCCTTCCTCTACAAGAAGGACCTTGACGTGTTAGTTCAGATCGCGGGATCCGACAACTTCGACATAGGTCTTCAGCTTCCCCGGGGAAGCGGCGTGGTTTGGCGGGCCTTTACCGACGGCAAGGGGGTGCTGGTGAAGGACGTAAGGTCCGATCGTGACTACGTGCCGAGCAAGGCGGAGACCCGTTCCGAGGTGGCGGTTCCATTACAGCTTGGGGGAAAGAGGATGGGGGTCTTGAACGTGGAGTCACCCTTTGCCCTGGAACGCCGGGATCTTTGGTTCATCTGCGTCATAGGCTCGCTTCTTTCCTACGTGCTCTCCGGGATGGAGGACAAGCGGGGGTTGGAGGAAGCCCTCCGCCGCGAGCGGGAGGCCTCGGGCTCCGAAGCTAAGCGCGTCAAGGTCCTGGACCGGGCGGTGCTCCAGAAGGAGAGGGCCCTTAGGGAGGCCAAGCGCAGCGCCCGGGTGGCGGAGGCGCTGCTCTCCATAATCAGGGGGCCTTCGGCGTTCACGGACCTTGAGGGGCTCTGCTCCTGCATAGTGGAGGCGGTGTCGTCCCTTGGATACTCCAACGTCTACCTGTTGGTCCGCCACGAGGACCGCCAGGACCCGGCCTTTGAGCTCAAGGCATTCAAGGGGCTTCCCCAGGACAGCGCCGTGTGGCGGCTTCCCATGTCCAAGCTGGAGGGAATATGGGGATGGGTGGTGGAGAACCGAAGGACCTACCTCTGCAATGACGCCCCCAGGGACCCTTTGTACCGTACAGGCCACAGCGCCGTTCGTTCCGAGCTGTCGACCCCCATCCCCTCATCTTCAGGCCAGGTTTTGGGCATACTGTCCCTCCAAGACGAGAGGCCCCTGCGGTTCAACGCCGAGGACGTGAACATGATGGAGGCCGTGGCCAGGTACCTTGGGTTCATGCTGGAGCATTCGTACCACATCCGGGACCTGGACCTTCGGATGCGGGGGATCCGGCTGCTTCACGACATAGTCCAGGAGATGGCCTTCTGCGGCAGCCTGGAGGACATGGTGAGGTCCGTGGTGTACATGGTGGCGGAGCGGCTTGGCTACCGGGCGGTGACGGTTTTCAAGCTGGAGACCCCCGAAGGGGGGGTGTCGGTGATGGCCTCGTCGAACAGGTATGAAGACATGGAGGAGGTGAACCGGCTCTTAAGCAAGGGATCCTCCCTGGTCTCCCGGGCTGCGAGGAACGGGGTCCTTCAGAACACCCCGGACGTGTCGAAGAAGAAGGAATGGGTGCCCCTCATCCCAACGATCAGGAGCCAGTTGGACGTTCCCATATCCATTCATGGGAAGGTCTACGGCGTTCTGTGCATAGAGGACGAGGCGGAGAGCGCCTTTGGCCCTAAGGAGGAGGAGCTTTTCACCATACTGGCGGGACACATGGCCACGGTTTGGCGCCTTTTGGAGCTGGTGGAGCGGGTTAAGGTGGAGTCCATGAGGGACGTGCTCACCGGGGTGCCCAACATAAGGAGCTTCAAGATCCGCCTGGCGGAGATGCTGTCCCGGGCCAAGTCCAGGGGGGTCAAGTTCGCGGTGGTGATGATGGACCTTGGGGGCTTTAAGGGTGTCAACGACCTTTTCGGCCACTCCACGGGGGACGAGGTGCTCAAACGGTTCGCCAAGGCGGTGGACCGCAGGACCTGCGACGTGGACTTCTTCGCCCGCTACGGGGGAGACGAGTTCGTGATGCTCGTTTGGGACGTGGACGAGGTGAAGTTGAAGAGGCTTTGCGGGATGTTGAAGGAGCTCGTGGATTCCATGGATTTTGGGATAGAATATAATCTTCATGTGGATCTTGGTTACGCGGTGTTCCCCGACGATGGTTCCGACGGGGATCAGCTTATTCGCCTTGCGGATGAGAAGATGTACAATGATAAGCGGGAGCGCAAAGGACAGGACAACAGGGAGGGATGA